From a region of the Acomys russatus chromosome 4, mAcoRus1.1, whole genome shotgun sequence genome:
- the Spata2 gene encoding spermatogenesis-associated protein 2 — MDTKYKDDLFRKYVQFHEGKVDSTPGKQQPGSDERLRVAAATLLSLHKVDPLCRFRLIQFYEVVESSLRSMSSSSLRALHCAFSMLETVAINLFLFPWKKEFRSIKTYTGPFVYYVKSTLLEEDIRAILRFMGYEPELGTAYKLKELVESLQVKMVSFELFLAKVECEQMLGIHSQVKDKGYSELDVVTERKSSTEDARGCSDALRRRAESREHLTTSMARVALQKSASERAAKDYYKPRVTKPSRSVDAYDSYWESRKPPSKASLNLRKEPLAMDVGDDLKDEIIRPSPSLLTMSSSPHGSPDDPPSISPINGLGLLRGTYFSTQEDVDLYTDSESRATYRRQDALRPDVWLVRNDAHPIYHKRSPPTKESALSKCQNCGLSCSSSLCQRCDSVLVCSLASKPSAFPSKASAHDSLAHGTPMREKYVGQSQGLDRLPPVHSKPKPSTTATSRCGFCNRAGATNTCTQCSKVSCDTCLGAYHYDPCCRKSELHKFMPNNQLNYKSTPFSHLVYR, encoded by the exons ATGGATACGAAGTACAAGGATGATTTATTCCGGAAGTACGTGCAGTTCCATGAGGGCAAAGTGGACTCCACCCCCGGCAAGCAGCAGCCTGGCAGTGATGAGCGCCTGCGAGTGGCAGCTGCCACCCTGCTCAGCCTGCACAAGGTGGACCCCCTGTGTCGATTTCGGCTGATCCAGTTCTATGAGGTGGTGGAGAGCTCCCTCCGCTCGATGAGCAGTTCCAGCCTGAGGGCTCTGCACTGCGCCTTCAGCATGCTGGAGACGGTGGCCATCAACCTCTTCTTGTTCCCCTGGAAGAAGGAGTTCCGCAGCATCAAG ACCTACACAGGCCCTTTTGTTTACTATGTCAAGTCCACATTGCTGGAGGAGGACATCCGAGCCATTCTGAGGTTCATGGGCTATGAGCCTGAGTTGGGGACTGCGTACAAACTTAAAGAGCTTGTGGAGTCCCTCCAGGTGAAGATGGTCTCCTTTGAGCTCTTCCTGGCCAAGGTCGAGTGTGAGCAGATGCTGGGGATCCACTCACAGGTGAAGGACAAGGGCTACTCGGAGCTGGACGTGGTTACTGAGCGCAAGAGTAGCACAGAGGATGCACGTGGGTGCTCAGATGCCCTGCGGCGGCGAGCGGAGAGTAGGGAGCACCTGACCACTTCCATGGCTCGCGTAGCACTCCAGAAGTCAGCCAGCGAGCGGGCAGCCAAGGACTACTACAAGCCCCGGGTGACCAAACCCTCCAGGTCGGTGGATGCCTATGACAGCTACTGGGAGAGCAGGAAGCCCCCCTCAAAGGCCTCTCTCAATCTGCGGAAGGAGCCCCTGGCCATGGATGTAGGGGATGACCTAAAGGATGAGATCATCCGTCCGTCCCCCTCATTGTTGACCATGTCCAGCTCCCCTCATGGTAGCCCTGAtgaccctccctccatctctcccatcaATGGCCTCGGCCTGCTTCGTGGTACATACTTTTCCACTCAGGAAGACGTGGACCTGTATACGGATTCAGAATCCAGGGCCACCTACCGGAGGCAGGATGCTTTGCGGCCAGATGTATGGCTGGTCAGAAATGATGCCCACCCCATCTACCACAAGCGTTCACCCCCCACCAAAGAGTCTGCCCTCTCCAAGTGCCAAAACTGTGGCCTGTCCTGCAGCTCCTCCCTCTGTCAGCGCTGTGACAGTGTACTTGTCTGTTCTTTGGCCTCTAAGCCCAGTGCTTTTCCCAGCAAGGCCTCTGCTCATGATAGCCTGGCCCATGGGACACCTATGCGGGAGAAGTATGTGGGCCAGTCTCAGGGCCTTGACCGGTTGCCACCTGTTCACTCAAAGCCCAAGCCCTCTACCACAGCCACCTCCCGCTGTGGCTTCTGTAACCGTGCAGGTGCCACCAACACCTGCACCCAGTGTTCAAAAGTTTCCTGTGACACCTGCCTCGGCGCCTACCACTACGACCCCTGCTGCAGGAAGAGCGAGCTGCACAAGTTCATGCCCAACAACCAGCTGAACTACAAATCCACCCCGTTCTCCCATCTCGTGTACAGATAG